From the Pontibaca methylaminivorans genome, the window CATCCGCGCCCCTTGCCGGGGGCGGGAAACAGCCCCTCCGGCGGATCGGCAACGACACGCCCCTCGCGCAGATCGACCAGCGGCACGGCCGCGCGGGTAAAGGGCAGAAGCACCGTATCCCGCAGGCCGGACCCGTGAATTTCCAGAAGATCGCCCGCACCGTGGTTCAGCACCGCGCGGACATGGCCAAGCAGCGTGCCGCCCGGGTCATGCACCGCGAGCCCGATCAGATCGGCGTGATAGAATTCGTCCTCGGGCAGATCGGGCATGCGCGCGCGGGGCACGAACAGCCGCAGGCCGCGCAGGGCCTCGGCCTCTTCCCGGGTGCGGATACCGGAAAGCCGCGCCGTCAGCGCATTGGCCGCCCGCCCGGTCAGGGTCACGTCAAAGCGGCGCGTGCCGCTTTCGTCGCTCAGGGGCGCATAATCGGCGATGGCCTCGGGCGTGGCGCAGAAGCTCTTGAGCCGCACTTCGCCCCGCACCCCGAACGCCCCGGCCAGCGCGCCGACGCAGACCAGATCGTCCATGGCATCCTTACCCGTCCCGGTGCTCATGCCGGCACCCGCAAGCGGAT encodes:
- the rimM gene encoding ribosome maturation factor RimM (Essential for efficient processing of 16S rRNA) → MDDLVCVGALAGAFGVRGEVRLKSFCATPEAIADYAPLSDESGTRRFDVTLTGRAANALTARLSGIRTREEAEALRGLRLFVPRARMPDLPEDEFYHADLIGLAVHDPGGTLLGHVRAVLNHGAGDLLEIHGSGLRDTVLLPFTRAAVPLVDLREGRVVADPPEGLFPAPGKGRG